From Acipenser ruthenus chromosome 36, fAciRut3.2 maternal haplotype, whole genome shotgun sequence:
aaaaagAGCTCCAATCTGCTCGCCAGCTAAAGGCCAAATCAAAGAGATACGTTTTGAGCCTAGATTAAAAAATATTGACAGACTCAGCATTCTGGGTAAAAGCTGGAAgtgagttccaaagtgaaggagcttgaaaacTGAAAGCCCTCACACCAATCTTTAAACCACATTTGTGTTCTAGAATGCTTCAAGATCCAGACGTGGATTCTGTCATTTTCTGGCTTCTATTTCAGGGCTATCTTGCAGCAGCGTGCAGCGGTCCAATCCTGGTTTGCACACTGGCAGTGGCAGGTCTGGTCATTGCGGATATCCCAGGAGCCGCAGGCATTACCGCAGGAGCAGCCCGTCGGCTTGTAACCTGCAAGAGAGAGCAAGAACCATTTACAATTCTGCCACCTCAGATTTTAACGATGCCCTCCGAGTGGCTGATGAGGTAATAATATCGTCTGTAATGTTCAATCATTTACATAGCCCTTTAAGAAGTAGAATGAAATGCACAGGAAATGGGTGTATTTGAGGAACAGATATGAAAACAGAAAGAGGAGACAGAGAAATGGGGTTATCAGTCTAGACATGTGAGCTACatgaaaacatataaataaagttCAAGTTCAAACAATAACGCTACGTTTGTATTATTTGGAGTAAAAGAGAAACATAAAAGCTGAAGAACTGAAGATGGCACACTGACCTGCAGGACAATCCACCAGGCTCCCTCTAGCTGAGGCAGAAATGCAGGACAGAGTCACTTTCTGCAGCACTGCAGAGGCTGAAAACAACACAAAGCATAAGAATTTAGGAAGAGGCTGTtctgcccatcaaggctcatcccttccTTGCACCCTCTACCAGGGggatctcatttaaaagcacagaatctagtccaTTTTGAAACGTTCCCAGTGTTTCAGATCCTACTGCTTCCCCTGGTAGGCTGGTCCATGCATTTataatctctgtgtaaaaaagtgcttcctaccttccctTCTAAACTTCTTTTTACTCAGCTTCTATTCATGCCCTCTTGTTCTGCTCTCTGTGCTCAATttaaagtagtgtcttgggttaactttatccaGTTCTCACTTGAGTGTTTGGATAGGTGCGGATGGAAGCTGGTTTCTTACCCACAGATTCTGTCAGGCTGCTCATCAGATCATCCAGAGCGCATTTCTGAGCGTCGGCAGCACAGAACATAGCGATCACAGCCAGCAACACAGCAACTCTCATCTTCATGGTCTCAGGACTTCACTCTCTGGAGAAACAAGCACAGCAACGTTACTCTTTACCACGTTGTTACACAGTGGACCCGGCTTACCAAGGCCTTACACAATATGAGAAACCGaacgaacgagaggaggtcatgattcagcccatcagcgctcgtccggttcctagtagctggttgaaaACTTTTtgaagtcgggtcttaaaggatcccaatgattcataagaacataagaacataagaaagtttacaaacgagacgaggccattcagcccatcttgctcgtttggttgttagttgcttattgatcccagaatctcatcaagcagcttcttgaaggatcccagggtgtcagcttcaacaacattactggggagttggttccagaccctcacaattctctgtgtaaaaaagtgcctcctattttctgttctgaatgcccctttatctaatctccatttgtgacccctggtccttgtttcttttttcaggtcaaaaaa
This genomic window contains:
- the LOC131706706 gene encoding resistin-like — protein: MKMRVAVLLAVIAMFCAADAQKCALDDLMSSLTESVASAVLQKVTLSCISASARGSLVDCPAGYKPTGCSCGNACGSWDIRNDQTCHCQCANQDWTAARCCKIALK